TCGACACCGTCCTCCACCACGACATCTGGTAGCCCGGTACATGAAAGGACCACGGGATGGTCGACCAGCAGAACCAGCCCGCGCCTCCCGCTCCGCTGACAGTCGGAGTGGACGGACCACTCGCCGCAGCCCGCCGCACGATCCTGCGGGAGATCGAAGCCCTGCTCACACGCGCGCGCGAGGACCAGGCCCAAGAGCTCATGCAGGCGGTGTACGGCGCTCAGAGGATCATGGTGCTGGGGGCGGGCCGCTCCAAACTCGCCGTCGACGCCTTCGCCATGCGCCTGATGCACCTCGGGCTGACCGCCCACGTGTCCACCGATGTCACCTGCCCGGCCATCGCCGAGGGCGACCTCTTGGTGGCGTGCAGCGGATCGGGTCACACCCCCACCGTGGTGCAACGGACCGAGGCGGCCAAGCAGGCCGGCGCCCGGATAGCCGTCGTGACCGCGAACCAGGAGTCCCCGCTCGCCGCACTGGCCGACATCCGTGTCCATCTCGCCGAGTACAGTCAGGACTTCGAGCCCGACGCGTCGACCCAGTTCGTCGGCACCCTGTTCGAGCAGGGCGCTCTGGTCTTCTTCGACTGTCTGATCCTCGCACTCCAGCGCACTCAGCATGTCGACCCCTCCGAGATGTACGCC
This region of Streptomyces ambofaciens ATCC 23877 genomic DNA includes:
- the hxlB gene encoding 6-phospho-3-hexuloisomerase, whose amino-acid sequence is MVDQQNQPAPPAPLTVGVDGPLAAARRTILREIEALLTRAREDQAQELMQAVYGAQRIMVLGAGRSKLAVDAFAMRLMHLGLTAHVSTDVTCPAIAEGDLLVACSGSGHTPTVVQRTEAAKQAGARIAVVTANQESPLAALADIRVHLAEYSQDFEPDASTQFVGTLFEQGALVFFDCLILALQRTQHVDPSEMYARHTNLE